From a region of the Rhabdothermincola sediminis genome:
- a CDS encoding holo-ACP synthase, with protein MSVIGIGTDLVELDRFRATLERTPSIVDRLFTPGEQAYALRRGDPVERFAVRFAAKEAVLKAMGLGIGGMAFRDIEVLRAESGKPSLLLHGQAAELAAGRGVERWLLTLTHTDHLAQAIVMALGEGSP; from the coding sequence GTGTCCGTGATCGGCATCGGCACTGACCTGGTCGAGCTCGATCGGTTCCGGGCGACGCTCGAACGCACGCCGTCGATCGTCGACCGGCTCTTCACCCCCGGCGAGCAGGCGTACGCGCTGCGCCGCGGCGATCCGGTGGAGCGGTTCGCGGTGCGCTTCGCGGCCAAGGAGGCCGTGCTCAAGGCGATGGGTCTCGGCATCGGCGGGATGGCCTTCCGGGACATCGAGGTACTGCGAGCCGAGTCGGGGAAACCCTCGTTGCTCCTGCACGGGCAGGCCGCCGAGCTGGCCGCGGGCCGGGGCGTGGAGCGCTGGCTGTTGACCCTCACCCACACCGACCACCTGGCCCAGGCCATCGTGATGGCGCTGGGGGAGGGATCGCCGTGA
- a CDS encoding CBS domain-containing protein, giving the protein MLRDMPVREVMTTDVVSFTPDENVQDAMGRLVGRGVDAGPVVDGVGHVVGMLSTGDLIVEEARLHFPTIVNFLGVNVTMPFSERKLDESIEKALGATVGEVMTAKPITCKPDDTIEDAATLMHDHDVSRLPVVDDEGALVGIIARGDIVRAVVAGIGDRDRSS; this is encoded by the coding sequence ATGCTGCGCGACATGCCCGTGCGCGAGGTGATGACCACCGACGTCGTCTCCTTCACCCCCGACGAGAACGTGCAGGACGCGATGGGGCGGCTGGTCGGTCGTGGCGTGGATGCCGGCCCCGTGGTGGACGGTGTCGGGCATGTCGTGGGCATGCTGTCGACGGGTGATCTCATCGTGGAGGAGGCTCGACTCCACTTCCCCACGATCGTCAACTTCCTCGGCGTGAACGTCACCATGCCGTTCAGCGAGCGCAAGCTCGACGAGTCGATCGAGAAGGCGCTCGGGGCGACGGTGGGTGAGGTGATGACCGCGAAGCCGATCACCTGCAAACCCGATGACACCATCGAGGATGCCGCGACCCTGATGCACGACCACGACGTGTCCCGCTTGCCGGTGGTCGACGACGAAGGTGCGCTGGTCGGCATCATCGCCAGAGGTGACATCGTCCGGGCAGTCGTGGCCGGCATCGGCGATCGCGACCGCTCCTCCTGA
- a CDS encoding SIS domain-containing protein — MCGIIAVVRRVGERTPPSAAELTELLDPVPAILDDVVRGGPAGSLDEAAERMQAADRMLRGVPGVMALIRDRNLLGHLDLMMSGVSAQIGRIEAALDEGRAVGRSPAEVDAASAALIRLKDACWAVERDRLRTARAVDDLAGPDAGLAALAVYTSIQQALSALDRLEVRGRDSAGVHVLVRGHGLDLSSPAVRAAIEQRAADPLFAAGAVRVSGELLGFVYKAAAEIGELGDNTRALRQSLRADDLLRRALDSPTAEAVVMGHTRWASVGIISQPNAHPLSSDEVDGESGPYVTGVLNGDVDNFADLKAADGLRIAPEITTDAKVIPTLVSRQLARQVDLVEAFRSTVNRLEGSVAIAAQAAIAPRDLLLALRGSGQALYVGLAEDAFIVASEPYGVVEETDTYLRMDGESPADPGNPASRGQVIRLRGALAGALEGIERWSYDGTPLPVDPAELSVAQITTRDIDRGAFPHYLLKEISESPSSFRKTLRGKLVETHPDGGEPGLGVRLSDDALPADIRRKLRDRVIRRVLVVGQGTAAGAGHSLAAALAVVAPDAPLQVAPLLATELSGFDLRNDMSDTLVVAISQSGTTTDTNRTVDLVRARGASVIAIVNRRNSDLTDKADGVLYTSDGRDVEMSVASTKAFYSQIAACFLLAVAIADELGLPPQPDRQELLRALRALPEAMERTLELRPAIALAAQQLAPSRRYWAIVGNGVNRIAAYEVRIKLSELCYKSIACDATEDKKHIDLSSEPLIVVCAAGLNGSTADDVAKEVAIFRAHKAAPVVIASEGDERFGAALHAILVPQTHPGLAFVLSAMAGHLFGYEAALAIDAQARPLREARAVIETTLSSAGTDPASLLESIAPALEPLAGRFYDGLRAGDYDGHLEASTGVRLASLLRFALGTVPLEAYQAEYGKVGTPSVVIEDLLAALTRAIDELTRPIDAIKHQAKTVTVGISRSDETLLQVPLVRSVLNAGAPRDRLSYSNLRTLAALEPLVDEVLGYTRYSISGRVDDGDDAATIVVVDRGGLGRELRSRTDDNPALRGTKRRVATERMVLLARGRSDGRTVVIVPEVKDNQPTGLTLLHVRLVESLPLPTLRAVLQGYRGRYQALRDAVTETEPTFRDDMLTDIPLVELMTDPVYDLAERWRS; from the coding sequence ATGTGCGGGATCATCGCCGTCGTCCGCCGCGTCGGCGAGCGGACGCCCCCTTCCGCTGCCGAGCTGACCGAGCTGCTCGATCCGGTCCCCGCCATCCTCGACGACGTCGTTCGGGGCGGGCCGGCGGGCTCGCTCGACGAGGCCGCCGAGCGGATGCAGGCGGCTGACCGCATGCTGCGGGGCGTGCCCGGCGTGATGGCGCTGATCCGGGATCGGAACCTGCTCGGTCACCTCGACCTCATGATGTCGGGGGTCAGCGCCCAGATCGGCAGGATCGAAGCGGCGCTCGACGAGGGCCGGGCCGTAGGCCGCTCACCAGCGGAGGTCGACGCCGCGAGTGCGGCGCTGATTCGCCTGAAGGACGCGTGCTGGGCCGTGGAGCGGGATCGGCTCCGTACGGCGCGAGCCGTCGACGACCTTGCCGGCCCGGACGCGGGGCTGGCCGCGTTGGCGGTGTACACGTCGATCCAGCAGGCACTCTCCGCGCTGGATCGCCTCGAGGTCCGTGGTCGTGACTCGGCCGGGGTGCACGTGCTGGTCCGTGGTCATGGGCTCGACCTGTCGTCGCCCGCGGTACGGGCCGCCATCGAGCAGCGGGCTGCCGACCCGCTGTTCGCCGCCGGTGCGGTCCGGGTCTCCGGCGAGCTTCTGGGCTTCGTCTACAAGGCCGCGGCCGAGATTGGCGAGCTCGGCGACAACACCCGTGCCCTGCGCCAGTCGCTACGGGCCGATGACCTGCTTCGCCGGGCCCTCGACTCGCCCACTGCCGAGGCGGTGGTGATGGGGCACACGCGGTGGGCGAGCGTCGGCATCATCTCCCAGCCCAACGCGCATCCCCTCAGCTCCGACGAGGTCGATGGCGAGAGCGGCCCGTACGTGACGGGTGTGCTGAACGGTGACGTCGACAACTTCGCCGACCTCAAGGCGGCTGACGGGCTGCGTATCGCGCCGGAGATCACCACCGATGCGAAGGTGATCCCCACACTGGTCTCCCGCCAGCTGGCCCGCCAGGTCGACCTGGTGGAGGCGTTCCGCTCCACCGTCAACCGTCTCGAGGGATCGGTCGCCATCGCAGCCCAGGCAGCGATCGCTCCGCGCGATCTCCTGCTGGCGTTGCGGGGCAGCGGCCAGGCCCTCTACGTCGGGCTGGCCGAGGACGCCTTCATCGTGGCGAGCGAGCCGTACGGGGTGGTGGAAGAGACCGACACGTACCTCCGGATGGACGGGGAGAGCCCGGCCGACCCCGGCAACCCGGCGTCGCGCGGACAGGTCATCCGGCTCCGGGGCGCGCTCGCGGGGGCACTGGAGGGCATCGAGCGCTGGTCCTACGACGGCACGCCTCTGCCGGTGGATCCCGCGGAGCTGTCGGTGGCCCAGATCACCACCCGGGACATCGACCGGGGTGCCTTCCCGCACTACCTGCTGAAGGAGATCTCCGAGTCCCCGTCGTCGTTCCGCAAGACCTTGCGAGGCAAGCTCGTCGAGACCCACCCGGACGGCGGCGAGCCCGGCCTCGGGGTGCGGCTGAGCGACGACGCGCTGCCCGCCGACATCCGCCGCAAGCTCCGTGACCGGGTGATCCGGCGGGTGCTGGTCGTCGGGCAGGGAACCGCCGCGGGTGCGGGCCACAGCCTCGCGGCTGCGCTCGCCGTCGTGGCTCCCGATGCACCGCTGCAGGTCGCGCCGCTGCTGGCCACCGAGCTGTCGGGCTTCGACCTGCGCAACGACATGTCCGACACGCTGGTCGTGGCCATCAGCCAGTCGGGCACCACCACGGACACGAACCGCACGGTCGACCTGGTGCGGGCTCGTGGCGCGTCGGTGATCGCCATCGTCAACCGGCGCAACAGCGACCTCACCGACAAGGCCGACGGGGTGCTCTACACCTCCGACGGTCGCGACGTCGAGATGAGCGTGGCGTCGACCAAGGCCTTCTACTCCCAGATCGCGGCCTGCTTCCTCCTGGCCGTCGCCATCGCCGACGAGCTCGGCCTTCCCCCGCAACCCGACCGTCAGGAGCTGCTCCGGGCGCTGCGCGCCCTGCCCGAAGCCATGGAGCGCACGCTCGAGCTACGTCCGGCGATCGCTCTCGCCGCGCAGCAGCTCGCTCCCAGCCGGAGGTACTGGGCCATCGTCGGCAACGGCGTGAACCGCATCGCCGCGTACGAGGTGCGGATCAAGCTCTCCGAGCTCTGCTACAAGTCGATCGCCTGTGACGCCACCGAGGACAAGAAGCACATCGACCTCTCCTCCGAGCCGCTGATCGTCGTGTGCGCCGCCGGCCTCAATGGCTCCACCGCGGATGACGTGGCCAAGGAAGTCGCCATCTTCCGGGCCCACAAGGCGGCGCCGGTGGTGATCGCCAGCGAAGGCGACGAGCGCTTCGGTGCCGCGTTGCACGCGATCCTCGTGCCGCAGACCCATCCCGGCCTGGCGTTCGTGCTATCGGCCATGGCCGGGCACCTGTTCGGCTACGAGGCCGCCCTGGCGATCGACGCGCAAGCGAGGCCGCTGCGGGAGGCCCGAGCCGTGATCGAGACGACCCTCTCCTCCGCGGGAACCGATCCGGCCAGCCTGCTCGAGTCCATCGCCCCCGCGCTCGAGCCGCTAGCCGGGCGTTTCTACGACGGGCTGCGGGCCGGGGACTACGACGGCCACCTCGAGGCCAGCACCGGGGTACGGCTCGCCTCGCTGCTGCGGTTCGCGCTCGGCACGGTCCCCCTGGAGGCCTACCAGGCCGAGTACGGGAAGGTGGGCACGCCGAGCGTGGTCATCGAGGACCTGCTCGCCGCGTTGACCCGGGCGATCGACGAGCTCACCCGCCCGATCGATGCCATCAAGCATCAGGCGAAGACGGTGACCGTGGGCATCAGCCGATCCGATGAGACCCTGTTGCAGGTGCCGCTCGTGCGAAGCGTCCTGAACGCCGGTGCGCCACGCGACCGGCTCAGCTACAGCAACCTGCGCACGCTGGCGGCGCTGGAGCCGCTGGTCGACGAGGTGCTCGGCTACACCCGCTACTCGATCAGCGGTCGGGTCGACGACGGCGACGACGCGGCGACCATCGTGGTCGTCGATCGGGGCGGGCTCGGGCGCGAGCTGCGCAGCCGCACCGACGACAACCCCGCCCTGCGGGGCACCAAGCGCCGGGTGGCCACCGAGCGCATGGTGCTGCTGGCCCGCGGCCGTAGCGACGGCCGCACGGTCGTGATCGTGCCGGAGGTCAAGGACAACCAACCGACCGGCCTGACGCTCCTGCACGTCCGGCTGGTGGAGTCGCTCCCGTTGCCCACGCTCCGAGCCGTGCTGCAGGGCTACCGCGGTCGGTACCAGGCCCTGCGCGACGCCGTCACGGAGACGGAGCCGACCTTCCGTGACGACATGCTGACCGACATCCCGCTGGTCGAGCTCATGACCGACCCCGTGTACGACCTGGCCGAGCGCTGGCGGTCGTGA
- a CDS encoding NAD(P)H-hydrate dehydratase — protein MIPVVTPEEMAAIDREAPEPVEVLIGRAGWAVARAALELLGGTYGRRVVVLAGTGNNGNDGREAARLLRARGVRVSVLDALTAPTHLPACDLVIDAAFGTGFRGAYRAPAVVPGQQVLAVDIPSGVSGLTGEASERVLRADRTVTFAALKPGLVLEPGASYAGAVELADIGLDTSSASAQLVESADLASWVPRRDPSTHKWRSAVCVIGGSPGMEGAAALAASAALRAGAGYVRWASPGGVPAAKPLEVVGAELPARGWSSVVLADHRRFRALVLGNGLGLDDGHRDDVRAVVAQRDVPVVVDADAITLLGSSAAEAAGPSTVFTPHDGEFARLDGAPPGPDRIGSARALAARLGAVVLLKGPATIVAAPDGRVLLSATGDARLATLGTGDVLAGVIGALCATGLDPFRAAAAAAFIHGEAGDLGWRRGLVASDLVEHLPEVLGRYAAD, from the coding sequence GTGATCCCCGTCGTCACCCCCGAGGAGATGGCCGCCATCGACCGGGAGGCGCCCGAGCCGGTGGAGGTGCTCATCGGTCGGGCCGGCTGGGCGGTGGCCCGCGCCGCCCTCGAGCTGCTCGGCGGCACCTACGGCCGCCGGGTGGTGGTCCTGGCGGGCACGGGCAACAACGGCAACGACGGCCGGGAGGCCGCTCGCCTGCTCCGGGCCCGGGGGGTGCGGGTCTCGGTCCTCGACGCCCTCACGGCCCCGACGCACCTTCCCGCCTGTGACCTGGTGATCGACGCCGCGTTCGGCACCGGCTTCCGGGGCGCCTACCGGGCGCCTGCCGTGGTGCCCGGGCAGCAGGTGCTGGCGGTCGACATTCCCTCGGGGGTCTCCGGTCTGACCGGGGAAGCCTCCGAGCGGGTGTTGCGTGCCGATCGCACCGTTACCTTCGCGGCCCTCAAGCCCGGACTGGTGCTCGAGCCCGGGGCTTCCTACGCAGGAGCGGTCGAGCTGGCGGACATCGGGCTCGACACGTCCTCGGCGTCGGCGCAGCTGGTGGAATCAGCAGACCTCGCGTCGTGGGTGCCTCGGCGCGACCCGAGCACCCACAAGTGGCGATCGGCGGTGTGCGTGATCGGTGGGAGCCCGGGGATGGAAGGAGCCGCCGCCCTGGCCGCGAGCGCCGCGTTGCGAGCCGGTGCGGGCTACGTACGGTGGGCTTCCCCTGGTGGGGTCCCGGCGGCGAAGCCCCTCGAGGTCGTGGGCGCCGAGCTGCCCGCCCGAGGGTGGTCGTCGGTGGTGCTGGCCGATCACCGCCGGTTCCGGGCGCTGGTGCTCGGCAACGGGCTGGGGTTGGACGACGGGCACCGTGACGACGTACGGGCCGTGGTGGCCCAGCGGGACGTACCCGTGGTCGTGGACGCCGACGCGATCACCCTGCTCGGCTCGTCGGCCGCCGAGGCGGCCGGCCCCTCGACGGTGTTCACCCCCCACGATGGTGAGTTCGCCCGCCTGGACGGCGCACCTCCTGGTCCCGACCGCATCGGCTCCGCCCGGGCACTCGCGGCGCGCCTGGGCGCGGTGGTCCTGCTCAAGGGGCCGGCGACGATCGTGGCCGCGCCGGACGGTCGGGTGCTGCTCAGCGCCACCGGCGACGCCCGCCTCGCCACCCTCGGCACGGGCGACGTGCTCGCCGGGGTGATCGGCGCGCTGTGCGCCACGGGGCTCGATCCGTTCCGCGCCGCGGCCGCGGCCGCATTCATCCACGGTGAGGCCGGAGACCTAGGCTGGCGGCGAGGTCTCGTGGCCAGCGACCTCGTCGAGCACCTGCCGGAGGTGCTCGGGCGGTACGCCGCCGACTGA
- a CDS encoding P1 family peptidase gives MITDVEGVEVGHWTDPVARTGCTVVLFPPGTVASGEVRGGAPATREFALLEPERLVDRIDAVVLSGGSAFGLAAADGVMRWLEARGRGFPTGGGPVPIVVGLSLFDLLVGDPSVRPGPEEGYAACEQARSGTIEVGAVGAGTGATMGTWRGRDHARPGGLVTATVREGEVVVSALIAVNAFGEADDGMLSTRLDHRFADVGEGSFGNTVIGVVATNAALDKHACSVVAGGAQDGIARAVFPPHTLVDGDAVVVAATGAVAASTELIRTLAVLAVERAIRTLA, from the coding sequence GTGATCACGGACGTGGAGGGCGTCGAGGTCGGGCACTGGACCGACCCGGTGGCCCGCACCGGCTGCACGGTCGTGCTCTTCCCGCCGGGTACCGTCGCGTCGGGTGAGGTGCGCGGCGGCGCTCCCGCCACCCGCGAGTTCGCCCTGCTGGAACCGGAGCGGCTGGTGGATCGGATCGACGCCGTGGTGCTGTCGGGCGGTTCGGCCTTCGGGCTGGCAGCCGCCGACGGCGTCATGCGCTGGCTGGAGGCCCGCGGTCGTGGCTTCCCCACCGGCGGGGGGCCGGTGCCGATCGTGGTCGGCCTGTCGCTGTTCGACCTGCTCGTCGGCGACCCTTCCGTGCGTCCCGGCCCGGAGGAGGGGTACGCGGCGTGCGAGCAGGCGAGGTCGGGGACGATCGAGGTGGGTGCGGTCGGCGCGGGCACCGGCGCGACGATGGGCACGTGGCGGGGGCGGGACCACGCAAGGCCCGGAGGACTGGTCACGGCCACGGTGCGAGAGGGTGAGGTCGTCGTCTCGGCCTTGATCGCGGTCAACGCGTTCGGCGAGGCCGACGACGGGATGCTGAGCACCCGACTCGACCACCGATTCGCCGACGTCGGCGAAGGCAGCTTCGGGAACACGGTGATCGGCGTCGTGGCCACCAACGCCGCCCTCGACAAGCACGCATGCTCCGTCGTCGCGGGCGGTGCTCAGGACGGGATTGCCCGAGCCGTGTTCCCGCCCCACACCCTGGTCGACGGCGATGCCGTGGTCGTGGCCGCGACCGGGGCGGTCGCAGCTTCGACCGAGCTCATCCGCACCCTGGCGGTCCTCGCGGTAGAGCGCGCCATCCGCACGCTGGCCTGA
- the alr gene encoding alanine racemase, translated as MRATRAEIDLGAIAHNVTVLAELAAPAQLCAVVKADGYGHGAIAVSEAALGAGASWLGVALVEEGAVLRKAGIDVPILLLSQPRAADLEAAVRYELRTTVYTREGIEGLASAAERLGVRAVTHLKVDTGMNRVGASPADVVGLVKEIARHPMLELEAVWTHCAVADEPGHPFTDEQLDRFEGVVAELEASGLRPRMLHAANSAATIDRPRARFDLVRTGIAVYGIAPSAALAGKLDLRPAMSLVSEVSMVKRVRAGEGVSYGLTHRFTRDTNVATVPIGYADGVPRRLGSVGGWVLIGGRRRPIVGVVTMDQLMVDCGDDHVVVGDEVVLIGEQGGERVTAEDWAGPLDTIAYEIVCGIGPRVQRHYRGLACPASGGR; from the coding sequence ATGCGAGCCACCCGCGCCGAGATCGACCTAGGTGCGATCGCGCACAACGTCACCGTGCTCGCCGAGCTCGCCGCACCGGCGCAGCTCTGCGCGGTGGTGAAGGCCGACGGCTACGGGCACGGCGCGATCGCCGTCAGCGAGGCAGCACTCGGCGCCGGCGCCTCGTGGCTGGGGGTGGCGCTCGTGGAGGAGGGAGCGGTGCTGCGCAAAGCGGGGATCGACGTGCCGATCCTGCTCCTCTCACAGCCCCGCGCCGCCGATCTCGAAGCCGCGGTGCGGTACGAGCTGCGCACGACCGTGTACACCCGTGAGGGCATCGAAGGGTTGGCCTCGGCGGCGGAGCGGCTCGGGGTCCGGGCCGTGACCCATCTCAAGGTCGACACCGGCATGAACCGGGTGGGAGCGTCGCCGGCGGACGTGGTCGGGTTGGTCAAGGAGATCGCCCGTCACCCGATGCTCGAGCTGGAAGCGGTGTGGACCCACTGCGCCGTCGCCGACGAGCCCGGGCACCCTTTCACCGACGAACAACTCGACCGCTTCGAGGGGGTGGTCGCCGAGCTCGAGGCCTCGGGTCTGCGCCCGCGGATGCTGCACGCCGCGAACTCGGCGGCGACCATCGATCGCCCACGAGCCCGGTTCGACCTGGTTCGCACCGGCATCGCCGTCTACGGCATCGCCCCGTCGGCTGCGTTGGCCGGGAAGCTTGATCTGCGCCCCGCGATGTCGTTGGTCTCCGAGGTGTCGATGGTGAAGCGGGTGCGGGCCGGTGAGGGCGTGTCCTACGGCCTCACCCATCGCTTCACCCGGGACACCAACGTCGCCACCGTGCCCATCGGCTACGCGGACGGTGTCCCCCGCCGCCTCGGGTCCGTCGGCGGATGGGTGCTGATCGGTGGTCGGCGCCGCCCGATCGTGGGGGTGGTGACGATGGACCAGCTCATGGTGGACTGCGGTGACGACCACGTGGTGGTCGGCGACGAGGTGGTGCTGATCGGTGAGCAGGGTGGCGAGCGCGTCACCGCCGAGGACTGGGCTGGGCCCCTCGACACGATCGCCTACGAGATCGTCTGCGGCATCGGCCCACGGGTCCAGCGGCACTACCGGGGGCTGGCGTGCCCGGCATCGGGCGGGCGTTGA